A genome region from Penicillium psychrofluorescens genome assembly, chromosome: 3 includes the following:
- a CDS encoding uncharacterized protein (ID:PFLUO_005420-T1.cds;~source:funannotate) — translation MLRWVYPVRILQTLLALAVVGLTAYVIASLENSWSFSKTVDYMLFAGCWTGFIAVPYLEAAPLWFPRVSHELVIPIVEVITSMIWFAGFIALGVLIPSPSVCSFSTCHALQAVVVLSSVEWALFVLTNVYAVLDLINSRRKSNVDAEAPPVSQVDATPVSHTDAGATPVTHADAGATHASHVDAEAAPVSHVDAQQPTA, via the exons ATGCTTCGCTGGGTCTACCCCGTCCGAATCCTCCAGACTCTGCTCGCCCTAGCAGTAGTCGGGCTCACAGCATATG TAATCGCCTCTCTCGAAAACTCATGGTCCTTCTCCAAAACAGTAGACTACATGCTCTTCGCCGGCTGCTGGACAGGCTTCATCGCAGTGCCCTACCTCGAAGCCGCGCCGCTGTGGTTCCCGCGCGTGTCGCACGAGCTCGTGATCCCCATCGTGGAGGTCATCACCTCCATGATCTGGTTCGCCGGGTTCATCGCGCTGGGCGTTTTGATCCCCTCGCCGAGCGTGTGTTCGTTCTCGACTTGCCATGCGCTGCAGGCTGTGGTTGTTCTTTCTTCGGTTGAGTG GGCTCTCTTCGTTCTGACCAATGTCTATGCTGTTCTCGATCTCATCAACTCGCGACGCAAGAGTAACGTTGATGCTGAGGCCCCGCCTGTCTCCCAGGTTGATGCGACGCCTGTCTCTCATACGGATGCTGGAGCGACGCCGGTCACCCATGCGGATGCTGGAGCGACGCATGCCTCCCATGTGGATGCTGAGGCGGCGCCGGTCTCCCATGTGGATGCTCAGCAGCCTACTGCCTAG
- a CDS encoding uncharacterized protein (ID:PFLUO_005422-T1.cds;~source:funannotate) codes for MAAAPQTVVGGVYADMFSDLRSRGRAMCFYMSAASFGPILGPIISGCAVQYGWRWVFRIDVILSGSCWIGLLFMPETFGPVILKKKAAKLRKQTGSNSYFSRQELKNASWWDTMLPILTRPITMLISEPIILSTAIYISLSYSLVFFFFQAYPIIYEGTYGFDVQTTSFTYIPIGVGAVTSGLVTFYYDTIYEKAKKLGKKWTSSPELHRLPLSCFAGPAMTIALFWLAWTAKPNIHWAVPVLSGLLFGFGYQLVFISLLTYVTDAYNIYSASALAASVILRSICGAVFPLAADPLYASLGVAWATSILGFISLACIPIPFILLYAGPWIRERSPFCQRLLEEERLRKSGLSTPEEA; via the exons ATGGCCGCTGCGCCACAGACTGTTGTTGGTGGCGTGTACGCGGATATGTTTTCAGATCTTCGCTCTCGCGGTCGCGCGATGTGCTTCTATATGTCG GCCGCGAGCTTTGGCCCAATTCTGGGGCCGATTATTTCTGGGTGCGCCGTTCAGTATGGCTGGCGATGGGTGTTTCGCATTGACGTGATCCTCAGCGGGAGCTGCTGGATTGGACTGCTCTTTATGCCCG AAACCTTCGGCCCAGTGATCCTCAAAAAGAAGGCAGCCAAACTTCGAAAACAGACCGGTTCCAATTCCTACTTCTCTCGACAGGAACTAAAGAACGCGAGCTGGTGGGACACCATGCTTCCGATCCTAACCCGACCTATCACGATGCTCATCTCTGAGCCTATCATCCTTTCCACAGCAATTTACATCTCGCTTTCATACAGTCtggtgtttttcttctttcagGCATACCCGATTATCTACGAAG GAACATACGGTTTTGATGTGCAGACTACATCTTTCACCTATATCCCGA TTGGCGTTGGCGCTGTCACTTCCGGTCTGGTGACATTCTACTACGACACTATCTACGAGAAAGCCAAAAAGCTGGGGAAAAAATGGACTTCCAGCCCTGAGCTTCACCGACTACCGCTGAGTTGCTTTGCCGGACCAGCTATGACCATTGCACTTTTCTGGTTAGCCTGGACAGCCAAGCCCAATATCCATTGGGCGGTTCCCGTGCTATCTGGATTACTATTCGGTTTTGGATACCAGCTCGTCTTCATTTCGCTTCTCACGTACGTCACGGATGCCTATAACATCTACTCCGCCAGTGCGCTCGCGGCATCAGTCATCTTGCGAAGTATTTGTGGTGCAGTCTTTCCTCTTGCCGCGGATCCTCTCTATGCATCTCTGGGTGTAGCGTGGGCTACCTCGATACTGGGATTCATTAGCTTGGCTTGCATCCCGATTCCTTTCATTCTACTCTATGCCGGCCCTTGGATTCGCGAGAGAAGTCCTTTCTGTCAGCGgctgttggaggaggaaaggCTCAGAAAGAGTGGATTAAGTACGCCAGAGGAAGCATGA
- a CDS encoding uncharacterized protein (ID:PFLUO_005423-T1.cds;~source:funannotate) has translation MAPVSAMHSMSVNLLGSNTIFIDTSTKGDPKSDIIARGIVSEELARVLYERFTGGSKNFLPLFDPIRDTFDSIRSRSLFCFTVIIYLASRAVMDLRSDTHMQRVLQDEAQRLAEDSFFERPTKLETVQGMILLAAYSEKTWFSTALILRTALDSGLEKSLDTLLSQENVPRSSLAASIADRQLVWQTRTWLITFTLEQDVASGTGRKSRIAEVDVMKLRKFLDYPLSLPCDMRTVSIIELHQLRGVPKSY, from the exons ATGGCCCCGGTGTCGGCGATGCACTCCATGTCTGTGAACTTACTGGGGTCTAACACT ATTTTCATAGATACCTCCACCAAAGGTGATCCGAAAAGCGATATTATCGCCCGAGGAATTGTGAGCGAAGAACTGGCCCGTGTCTTATATGAGCG ATTCACTGGAGGAAGCAAAAACTTCCTGCCACTTTTCGACCCAATCCGTGACACATTCGATTCCATCCGGTCACGTTCTTTGTTTTGCTTCACGGTGATTATATACCTTGCAAGCCGCGCTGTAATGGATCTACGCAGCGATACGCATATGCAGCGCGTACTACAAGACGAAGCACAGAGACTAGCTGAGGATAGCTTCTTTGAAAGGCCTACAAAGCTTGAAACCGTTCAAGGAATGATCTTACTTGCCGCCTACTCCGAAAAAACATGGTTCTCCACGGCGCTCATTCTACGCACTGCCCTAGATTCCGGGTTGGAAAAGTCGCTCGATACGTTACTGTCCCAGGAGAATGTGCCCCGCAGTTCCCTCGCTGCTTCTATAGCCGACCGCCAGCTTGTGTGGCAGACCAGAACATGGCTTATTACCTTCACGTTGGAACAGGACGTTGCTTCGGGCACCGGCCGCAAGTCTCGCATTGCCGAGGTTGATGTTATGAAGCTCCGGAAGTTCCTGGACTatcctctctctcttccttgcgATATGCGAACCGTATCTATTATCGAACTTCATCAGCTTCGAGGTGTGCCCAAATCTTACTAA
- a CDS encoding uncharacterized protein (ID:PFLUO_005418-T1.cds;~source:funannotate), with protein sequence MQLHAYQLIVCLAALAHTVVAMPHRSGPYHGIRLPAHVSPNATNASSSSHHHNGTIADHLGSPMIPAQEHGQKSTQPPRHEAHAADLQQCRELCTLAMEMCVVAGPADQEFCGHEYVRCQQPCQS encoded by the exons ATGCAGTTACACGCCTACCAGTTGATCGTGTGCCTGGCCGCCTTGGCCCACACCGTGGTCGCCATGCCCCATCGCTCGGGCCCGTACCACGGCATTCGGCTGCCCGCGCACGTGTCCCCCAACGCGACCAacgccagctccagctcccaCCATCATAACGGCACAATTGCCGATCATCTGGGTTCGCCGATGATCCCGGCACAAGAGCATGGCCAGAAGAGCACCCAACCGCCCCGCCACGAGGCCCATGCCGCGGATCTCCAGCAATGCCGGGAGCTGTGCACcctggccatggagatgTGTGTGGTAGCTGGGCCGGCAGATCAAGAGTTCTG TGGGCACGAGTATGTGCGATGTCAGCAACCTTGCCAATCATGA
- a CDS encoding uncharacterized protein (ID:PFLUO_005417-T1.cds;~source:funannotate), whose protein sequence is MAKKIIIDTDPGIDDILALLLALSATPEEVEVLLISLTFGNIEVRNCLRNVVSMFHILEREMLWRRDNGRPEGFGALRASKPIVAVGAEDPLEDQKMLADYFHGKDGLGGIHASHPHLTPMQAWEHLFDPTPGDDGIQAVQTGGAIDEHLFTPSKKPAHEEILRALRENEPDTVTLVAVGPLTNLALAAAQDPETFLRVKEVVVMGGTVNEPGNVTPMGEFNAYADAVAAARVFALTSPNPQTTLPPTTSVRLPPYPKTLSRPLTLRLFPLDITLRHNLSRGAFRKTVSPLVDAGSPLAEWVSAFMAHTFRTLERLHPGQVGDDAELSLHDPVCVWYALTAEDSHWAASDTSPEDIRIETQGQWTRGMCVVDRRSRHPVEGDEESSSDHGLWLSRRAGNRILRMHSSPAETTFGQIILQKLFG, encoded by the exons TGATACTGATCCG GGCATTGATgacatccttgccctcctgctggccctgtccgCCACCCCagaggaggtcgaggtgctGCTCATCTCGCTAACCTTTGGCAACATCGAAGTGCGGAA CTGCCTCCGCAATGTCGTGTCTATGTTCCACATCCTCGAGCGCGAGATGCTGTGGCGCCGCGACAACGGGCGGCCCGAGGGCTTTGGCGCCCTGCGGGCCTCCAAGCCGATCGTCGCGGTAGGCGCAGAGGACCCGCTTGAGGATCAGAAGATGCTAGCGGATTACTTCC ATGGAAAGGACGGGCTCGGGGGTATCCATGCTAGT CACCCGCACTTGACCCCCATGCAAGCCTGGGAACATCTGTTTGATCCCACTCCCGGAGATGATGGGATCCAAGCTGTCCAGACCGGCGGTGCCATCGACGAACACCTGTTCACcccgtcgaagaagcccgcgCACGAGGAGATTCTGCGCGCGTTGCGCGAGAATGAGCCCGACACGGTCACGCTGGTTGCCGTCGGCCCGCTGACGAACCTAGCACTAGCGGCAGCACAGGACCCCGAAACGTTCCTGCGCGTGAAGGAGGTGGTTGTCATGGGGGGTACGGTGAACGAGCCAGGCAAT GTCACGCCCATGGGCGAATTCAACGCCTacgccgacgccgtcgccgcaGCACGAGTCTTCGCTCTAACCTCGCCCAACCCACAGACGACGCTCCCGCCAACGACCAGTGTGCGCCTACCGCCCTACCCCAAGACCCTCAGCCGACCATTGACGCTGCGCCTCTTCCCGCTGGACATCACGCTGCGCCACAACCTCTCGCGCGGCGCGTTCCGCAAGACCGTCTCCCCACTCGTCGACGCCGGCTCCCCGCTCGCCGAATGGGTCTCCGCATTTATGGCACACACCTTCCGCACCCTGGAGCGTTTGCACCCCGGGCAAGTCGGTGACGACGCCGAGCTGAGTCTGCATGACCCCGTGTGCGTGTGGTACGCGCTGACCGCGGAGGATTCGCACTGGGCGGCGTCGGACACCTCGCCTGAGGATATCCGGATTGAGACGCAAGGCCAGTGGACGCGGGGTATGTGTGTTGTTGATCGGAGGAGTCGACACCCCGTtgagggtgatgaggagAGCTCGAGCGATCATGGCTTGTGGCTGAGTCGGCGCGCTGGGAACCGGATTCTGAGGATGCATAGTTCGCCTGCGGAGACGACATTTGGGCAGATTATTCTACAGAAATTGTTTGGATAG
- a CDS encoding uncharacterized protein (ID:PFLUO_005424-T1.cds;~source:funannotate), producing the protein MQISDISDTAHPILFGRKLIQLALCLQQLDRTTARQIETYLKEPVKDAAHRYFDAASRHVMSQDCLVDSLDGLETLLLQGRYHVSAGDVRVAWLIFRRALSIAQLMDLSRQAEVMNGRAESLWFQLIFSDRFMSLMLGLPFAVDDYTFASESQLATKIPAERLERIHVVIAGRIIARNMRMQLQRRRQHEMSNNDRDYKETQDIDDQLKKATRLLPTSWWAIPILDKTATATETAQSSAILLAQMHQHYLVLVLHQPYIAQQNSEYSRTSFDFIYNKLAVHSASCGLLTRYLVLRKFYRSSAYRGLDDKAFAAAITLLVAHLNGHHLARANVLEHQRPHDLGIIGSAIDLMEELSASHEDAQGNSRVRILKRLSDIEEDAMNGSDYYAWNEENATKDDGEAQDGKTLKLSIPYFGSIHIAPRDRVNQDLGSAWMSEPTANATSGESHDLNRILSLNTAAWDGQSYNCSILDASSHRTSDTQELSPLSLQLRETLGSNEVTDSQATEEIFNTWIRADQTIETLRNT; encoded by the coding sequence ATGCAGATATCTGATATATCGGATACTGCTCATCCCATTCTCTTTGGTCGCAAGCTCATTCAACTCGCACTCTGCTTGCAGCAGCTCGACAGGACTACTGCAAGACAGATTGAAACGTATCTGAAAGAGCCCGTCAAAGATGCAGCACACCGCTATTTTGATGCAGCTTCGCGCCACGTCATGTCCCAGGATTGTTTGGTCGATTCCCTTGACGGACTCGAGACCCTTCTGCTTCAAGGCCGTTACCATGTCAGTGCGGGTGACGTGCGTGTGGCTTGGCTTATCTTTCGCCGTGCTCTGAGCATTGCCCAGTTGATGGATCTTTCTCGACAAGCCGAAGTGATGAACGGACGGGCTGAGTCCTTGTGGTTCCAGCTTATCTTTAGTGACCGTTTCATGTCATTGATGCTGGGTCTCCCTTTCGCAGTCGATGACTATACATTTGCAAGCGAAAGTCAACTGGCAACTAAAATTCCAGCTGAGAGACTGGAGCGCATTCACGTCGTGATCGCTGGGCGTATTATTGCGCGAAACATGCGTatgcagctgcagcggcgCCGCCAGCATGAAATGAGTAATAATGATCGTGACTATAAAGAGACTCAAGATATTGACGACCAGTTGAAAAAGGCGACAAGGCTTTTGCCGACCAGTTGGTGGGCGATCCCAATCCTGGATAAGACTGCAACAGCCACCGAAACAGCGCAAAGCTCTGCCATACTCCTAGCACAGATGCATCAGCACTATCTTGTGCTTGTTCTTCACCAGCCATATATCGCCCAACAAAATTCTGAATATAGTCGAACTTCATTCGATTTTATATATAATAAACTTGCAGTCCACTCTGCAAGCTGCGGGTTACTCACCCGCTACCTTGTGCTCCGCAAATTCTATCGCTCGTCTGCATATCGGGGACTCGATGACAAGGCATTCGCAGCCGCTATTACACTGCTTGTGGCTCACCTCAATGGACACCATCTTGCGCGCGCAAACGTGCTGGAACATCAGCGGCCGCACGACTTGGGTATCATTGGTAGTGCGATTGATTTGATGGAGGAATTATCGGCTTCACATGAAGATGCACAGGGCAATTCTCGTGTCCGTATCTTAAAAAGACTTTCGGATATTGAGGAAGATGCAATGAACGGCTCCGACTACTATGCCTGGAATGAAGAAAATGCTACCAAAGATGACGGTGAAGCCCAAGACGGCAAGACCCTGAAACTATCGATTCCTTATTTTGGCTCAATTCACATTGCTCCTCGAGATAGGGTGAATCAGGATCTTGGCTCTGCTTGGATGTCAGAGCCTACAGCCAATGCAACCAGCGGCGAATCCCACGATTTGAACAGAATTCTGTCCCTCAACACCGCTGCGTGGGATGGCCAGTCCTATAATTGTTCTATTCTGGATGCATCTTCTCATAGGACGTCAGATACGCAGGAACTGTCACCTTTATCTCTACAACTACGAGAAACACTTGGATCCAATGAAGTGACAGATTCACAAGCAACAGAGGAGATTTTCAATACTTGGATACGCGCAGATCAGACAATCGAGACTCTAAGAAATACCTGA
- a CDS encoding uncharacterized protein (ID:PFLUO_005425-T1.cds;~source:funannotate), translating into MVVLPTRSLGRNGPLVPRLGLGLMGASGTYGLPNADAERLAFLDEAYKKGERFWDTANKYGDSEELLGKWFAANPGKRQDIFLATKFGIKPNPGGKGMKGFTIDSTPEYCSECIDTSLERLGLPYVDLYYIHRLDKVTPIEKTMQAMVQLKNGGKIKYLGLSECSAESLRRAHAVHPITCVQMEYSPFCTDIESPTTQVLETARELGVAVVAYSPLGNGVLSGKIRSREDVSGPGDSRGILPWLREENIQSTVQVVDQIAEIAKTKGVTTAQLALAWLLKQGDDIFPIPGSSKIERLEENLGSLSVSLSEEEEESVRKLAKSVVRERIQTMTGYAFADTPPLQE; encoded by the exons ATGGTCGTCCTTCCTACTCGTTCACTTGGCCGAAACGGGCCTTTGGTCCCTCGTTTGGGACTGGGATTGATGGGGGCCAGTGGGACATATGGCCTCCCGAATGCTGACGCCGAAAGACTTGCATTCCTGGATGAGGCATACAAGAAGGGAGAGCGGTTTTGGGATACCG CCAACAAGTACGGAGATTCAGAAGAGCTGCTGGGGAAGTGGTTTGCAGCCAACCCCGGCAAGCGCCAGGATATCTTCTTGGCGACCAAGTTTGGGATCAAGCCTAACCCCGGCGGAAAGGGAATGAAGGGATTCACTATCGATTCGACGCCGGAATACTGCAGCGAATGCATTGATACATCTCTTGAGCGCCTCGGTTTGCCCTATGTGGATCTGTACTATATCCACCGCCTGGACAAGGTGACTCCGATTGAGAAGACGATGCAAGCGATGGTGCAACTCAAGAATGGCGGCAAGATCAAGTACCTTGGGCTGAGCGAGTGTAGCGCTGAGTCTTTGCGCCGCGCACACGCCGTGCATCCCATCACATGTGTGCAGATGGAGTACAGTCCATTCTGCACAGACATCGAGTCGCCGACAACACAAGTGCTAGAGACAGCACGGGAACTGGGCGTTGCGGTCGTGGCATATAGTCCACTGGGGAACGGTGTGCTAAGCGGAAAGATCCGTTCACGCGAGGACGTCTCTGGGCCTGGAGACTCGCGTGGAATACTTCCATGGTTGCGGGAGGAGAATATTCAGTCAACTGTTCAGGTTGTGGATCAGATTGCGGAGATTGCCAAGACGAAGGGGGTCACCACGGCGCAGTTGGCGCTTGCGTGGCTGCTCAAGCAGGGCGATGACATATTTCCCATCCCGGGGTCTTCGAAAATTGAGCGTTTGGAGGAGAACCTGGGGAGTTTGTCTGTATCTTTgtcagaagaagaagaggagtCTGTTCGGAAGTTGGCCAAGAGTGTTGTTCGCGAGCGGATTCAGACAATGACGGGCTATGCCTTCGCGGACACTCCCCCATTGCAGGAGTAA
- a CDS encoding uncharacterized protein (ID:PFLUO_005421-T1.cds;~source:funannotate) yields MGAGLWAAILLGSASIAQATASLNDVCTVSYVKKSLPADDFISGIALDSTSVTAQPFTNIKIASSNFYPDATIDFCNVTFAYTHSGRNDRVLVNYWLPAPSKFANRFLATGGGGYAINSGTTTTGSLPGGVMYGAVAGLTDGGFGSFETQVSSVILKENGTINYDALFMFGYEGIHEVTILGKELTQLFYKTSDTKLYSYYQGCSEGGREGMSQLQRYPDQFDGYTVGAPAFRFAFQQVQHLWAGLQQKNLGYYPSSCEYSKIMNATIAACDGLDGKEDGVVGRSDLCKMHFDLDSVVGEPYSCPANFTINVEYSPGGGFPSFVSIPPQKGKVSQEAVEVMKNTLNGPHDSKGRRVYFSYQPGAYIDDSATQYNSQTGEWELDVSSLGGEFVTMFIQLVELDNLPSLNGVTADTLKEWIYKAWQKYEDTLQTTWPDLTDLQEAGVKVLHFHGEQDDSIPSASSVRYYESVRNIMYPGLSESESYEKLGEWYKFFLVQGAAHCSPNVAQPNGPFPQTNLEVLIDWVEKGDAPTTLEGTIIQGQNAGKKQDICAWPLRPKWSSSKAENPQCVHDQQSVDTWLYDLNAFKLPVY; encoded by the coding sequence ATGGGTGCTGGCTTGTGGGCTGCTATTCTCTTGGGGAGTGCCTCAATTGCGCAAGCAACTGCCTCTTTGAACGACGTTTGCACTGTCTCCTACGTGAAGAAGTCACTACCGGCCGATGATTTCATCTCCGGCATTGCTCTTGACTCCACTTCGGTCACTGCGCAGCCTTTCACGAATATAAAGATTGCCAGCTCCAACTTCTACCCCGATGCGACGATCGATTTCTGCAATGTCACCTTCGCCTACACCCACTCTGGCCGAAATGACCGAGTGCTCGTCAACTACTGGCTTCCCGCCCCATCCAAATTTGCCAATCGTTTCCTTGCAACCGGAGGCGGTGGCTATGCCATCAATTCCGGTACCACTACTACTGGTTCCCTCCCTGGAGGAGTCATGTATGGCGCCGTCGCTGGCCTGACGGATGGTGGATTTGGAAGCTTCGAGACCCAAGTGTCGAGTGTGatcttgaaggagaatggCACCATCAACTATGACGCTCTTTTCATGTTTGGATATGAGGGAATACACGAGGTGACCATTCTGGGCAAAGAGCTCACTCAGCTTTTCTACAAGACTTCGGATACCAAGCTGTATTCCTATTACCAGGGCTGCTCCGAGGGCGGCCGTGAGGGAATGAGCCAGCTTCAACGATACCCGGACCAGTTCGACGGGTATACCGTTGGTGCCCCTGCTTTCCGCTTTGCCTTCCAGCAAGTCCAGCATCTTTGGGCTGGACTCCAACAGAAAAACCTGGGCTACTACCCCTCGTCCTGTGAATACTCCAAGATCATGAACGCAACTATTGCCGCTTgtgatggccttgatggcaAAGAGGATGGGGTTGTCGGCCGCTCCGACCTGTGCAAGATGCACTTTGACCTCGACAGCGTTGTTGGCGAGCCATACAGCTGCCCTGCAAACTTTACCATCAATGTTGAGTACAGTCCCGGTGGTGGTTTCCCTTCTTTCGTATCTATCCCCCCTCAAAAGGGCAAGGTGTCTCAAGAGGCcgtggaggtgatgaagaacacCCTAAATGGCCCACACGACTCAAAGGGTCGCAGAGTATATTTCTCCTACCAGCCTGGAGCTTATATCGACGATTCAGCAACACAATACAACTCCCAAACTGGTGAATGGGAGCTCGATGTAAGCTCGCTTGGCGGTGAGTTTGTCACTATGTTTAttcagctcgtcgagctggaCAACCTTCCGTCTCTGAATGGAGTCACGGCCGACACCTTGAAGGAATGGATCTACAAAGCCTGGCAGAAGTACGAGGATACCCTGCAGACCACTTGGCCCGACCTCACCGACCTCCAAGAGGCAGGTGTCAAGGTCCTTCACTTCCACGGCGAGCAAGATGATTCGATTCCTTCTGCATCGTCGGTGCGCTACTACGAGTCAGTTCGCAACATTATGTACCCTGGTCTCAGCGAGAGTGAAAGTTACGAGAAGCTTGGCGAGTGGTACAAGTTTTTCCTGGTTCAGGGTGCCGCTCATTGCTCACCGAACGTGGCCCAGCCTAATGGACCATTCCCCCAGACCAATCTGGAGGTGCTAATTGACTGGGTTGAGAAAGGCGACGCTCCGACGACTCTGGAGGGAACTATTATCCAGGGCCAAAATGCTGGCAAGAAACAGGACATCTGCGCCTGGCCTCTTCGTCCCAAGTGGTCATCCAGCAAGGCTGAAAACCCTCAATGCGTCCACGACCAGCAGTCTGTTGACACCTGGCTGTATGACCTAAACGCTTTCAAGCTGCCTGTATACTAA
- a CDS encoding uncharacterized protein (ID:PFLUO_005419-T1.cds;~source:funannotate), with translation MQCTRPHVYHSFLRMSSRFPPTPAMSGEFTIKDQPCDATDVLVLPPAALDTASSRRSSRSDPTYIPASPASPDLVARGRNNPPKRPLEDLDLPPPPTRTRKIIQMKPKAAAASSSVSSSKSPANKKENAKMAATQASSDGPANNGSTTSKKKQPSTTSAAGRKIARKTAHSLIERRRRSKMNEEFGTLKDMIPACRGQEMHKLAILQASIDYVNYLEQCIQDLKTPDKSATPPSPTSPEFAGESNADSMQHNNFYHHSAPSVYSFPASASASPELAPPTGQFYDTSPSFSPRTNVPSAPALPDAPSVLPSPALGPTQTSNMDIDHEASAALLMLTRDRRGTADSISDRLSGSTVLSTSSQSQERKMSDHQSSRGMSVRDLLL, from the exons ATGCAGT GCACGCGACCACATGTATACCATTCGTTCCTGAG AATGTCGTCCCGCTTCCCTCCCACGCCTGCCATGTCCGGTGAATTCACCATCAAGGACCAGCCCTGCGATGCCACCGACGTCTTGGTCCTGCCGCCCGCAGCCCTGGACACCGCCAGTAGTCGTCGGTCCTCTCGATCAGACCCCACTTATATCCCTGCCTCGCCGGCCTCCCCGGATCTCGTGGCTCGCGGTCGGAACAACCCCCCCAAGCGTCCGCTCGAGGACCTGGAtctaccaccacccccaacGCGCACTcgcaagatcatccagaTGAAACCCAAGGCGGCCGCAGCATCCTCATCAGTATCATCATCCAAGTCTCCCGCGAATAAAAAGGAGAATGCAAAGATGGCAGCAACCCAGGCATCATCGGACGGCCCGGCGAATAATGGCTCCACGACgtccaaaaagaagcagccgagCACCACGAGCGCAGCGGGTCGCAAGATCGCCCGCAAAACGGCACACAGCCTGATCGAGCGCCGGCGGCGGTCGAAGATGAACGAGGAGTTTGGCACGCTGAAGGATATGATTCCCGCGTGTCGGGGCCAGGAGATGCACAAGCTGGCTATTCTCCAG GCAAGCATCGACTACGTCAATTACCTGGAACAATGCATCCAGGATCTCAAGACACCCGACAAGTCCGCCACGCCGCCCTCGCCAACCTCGCCCGAGTTCGCTGGCGAAAGTAATGCAGACTCGATGCAGCACAACAACTTCTACCACCACTCCGCTCCCTCTGTCTACTCTTTCCCCGCGTCTgcctctgcatctccagAACTGGCTCCGCCAACGGGCCAGTTCTACGACACAtcgccctccttctcccctcgCACGAATGTTCCCTCGGCGCCAGCTCTGCCAGATGCTCCATCCGTGCTCCCGAGCCCGGCATTGGGCCCGACCCAAACGTCAAATATGGACATCGACCATGAGGCATCGGCGGCGTTGCTCATGTTGACGCGGGATCGGAGAGGCACGGCCGATTCGATTAGTGATCGCCTCTCGGGGAGCACGGTGCTTTCGACTTCGAGCCAGAGTcaggagaggaagatgtcgGATCATCAGAGTAGTAGGGGCATGAGTGTGCGGGATCTTCTCTTatga